The following nucleotide sequence is from Corylus avellana chromosome ca7, CavTom2PMs-1.0.
TAACACAAGTAAAGAGCGCCACACTCTAATCTCTGCAGTTGATGCCAGTAGATTCCAATTGATTTAACTATTCTGGGGTCAACACtagaaaccaaaaaatataCTCATCTAAACAAAAACTAGGAAGTGATTGAGCGTGACCCTTTTGTCCATACTTTCATACATTCCTGTATCTGAAAATAGCACTCTAACATGGATATGACATTTAAAGACAAATTAGACATGGCAGACTCGTAGGCTATATCTATTCGAACTGTCaagatatttatttaaataagtgaGGCTAGACAAATTTTCACATAAAACTGTTCATTATATATGTAATGAACAGTCTCATTACACGAGATcatatccaaaaaaattatatagtcTCAAGTTCTCAACCACTTGTTTTGACTCAATGCTACTAGTTTGGTCCACTCTCTAATGGTGTTCTTTTGGTATATATACTTAATTACCGGACAGAAATCTCAATGGCAAATATTGTGGATAGATGTtagtaaaataataaacttGTTATGAACAGACATTTAGACCTAATTTGTTCAGGTGATCCGAATACCTGTCTAAACAAGTGAAGTTCGGACAAAACTTTCACGTAAGAGTGTTTTATTGCACATGCAATGAACATCCTCATTACACGGAATTGGGATCCAAGAAAATCATATAGTCCAACCACGTGTGTCAACATTACTGGTTTGGTCCAATCTAATAGTGGTTTCTTGGTACTTTTTTTGACAGAAATATGAATGACAATGGGTTTTGTATGAAGTCCGGAGTATTCAACAATGACCACCTCCAGCTGGGAAATGGATGCTTTGCGGTTCCTTTTAGGTCCCTGATTAACTATACCCATCAATCAGGTTTGGTGAATTTCCCTATCTGTCACCGGTCTTAGGAACATATTTTCTAGTTCAGCCTAATTTCCTTCTCCTTTATTCTTCTGCGTGCTAACTACTCTAAGctacatttttgtattttattgcTTGCATGCACCATCAAAAAGACTAAATCAACCCTTTTTTGTCACAGCTTATCAATCTGGTCCCTCAAGCCGTGCCGACATTCCGCAGCAGTCGATGTTTCTCTGCGATAAATCTTCAGTTCCACACTATGAAGCAGTACTAAATAATTCTCCAGTAACACTTCTCTTTAcgcttattttattttggttgacTGCGGGTGAGATGTTCTTTaaagacaaatattaatttaataagtcgaattgaaaaaaattcttcctAATCACTAAttagtttaaaggaaaacttgTCTGCTTAAGATAATCTTATTCTTGGTcaatcatagtttttttttttttaaaaaaaaataaagaataaaaatggtTGAGTAATGTCAATTAATAGCCAATTatgaatgcattttttttttcttaatgagcAATAAAAGATTTCTAGTATAGATCAAACTTTGAACCATCTCCTTGGATAAGAATATTATATCTCGATTTTGAtctctaaattttaattttttgggtgaATTAAATGAACATTAATTTTGGGGCTGATGGGGATGCATGACTGCTatactagtatatatatatactataatcaattaatcatgaTGTGATCGTGGTAGATATCGATCTTAGAACAAAATTAATTCTtgaagacaaaaacaaaaacaaaaaaacttatatatacgCATTATTTATATATGGGTTTGTTTTTTCAGGACTTGCAGGCAATGCCAAATGGAAGGAAACGTCCAATTGAGGTCGATGACGTCTTGCCCACAAGAGGAACCGACATGGTTGCCAATTATATGACGACATCGAACGAGTGGAAGAAGACTAAGAGAAACAAGGCCACAACCTCTGAACAACAATGGCAACATGATCAAGTCATAGGAACATCCACGCATATCGAAGAGCACACGGTAAGTGAACATCAACgctcattttcataaaatgtgGCAGAGACAAATATGTAGTCGTTTACCCAATATTGCTTGCAATTATTGCTCTTTGTTGAAAAGTCTTTTCTCTTTATGATTACAGGTGCATGTGCCTGCGAGGAGGAGCCAAAAGCTTAGTGACAAGATCACTGCTCTTCAAAAGCTGGTCTCCCCATACGGCAAGGTTAGCAATTGCTACTGATCAGGGTGATGGTTAACGTTAATAAATACtcattaaactatatatatactagaGTTTTCAATTTATTGCAGACCGACACTTCATCAGTTCTTCAAGAGGCATCGCTTTCTATCAAGCTACTCCACACGCAAattcaggtatatatatataactcttctCGCCTAAATTAACTAGGGTTAACTTTAACAAAATGATTTGTCAGAGACGGGATAAACTAGGGTTAGCTCGCTTGCTTGTTGCTTCCTGCTTGTTTCGTTAATTTactggttttatttttttaaaaaaattaattatcacacatgttaagttgataagaaattacaaatttaatcttttaattaatattttaacaatttcttATATGTGTGCTTAAACTCTCCATTTAACACgtgaaaaatataattgaaatggCATGATCGAGAAGAGTTTAAATTCAAAACATCTActctaatattatgttaaatcattacttatcctaaaaatttaaattaataaaaaaaaattaattacttaattaatattttaacatatattttaaaggtgttttttttttttttttttttttgaattggagCAGAATTTGTTCAAGATGCTGAGTAGCTCATACAAATGTGTTAGAGCTAATCAACGGCAGGTAGATATGCAGTGATATTCAtaatatacctttttttttaagttatttaatttCCATAAAATGATATTATTGTTAAGGTCTTTCCCTAATTAATTAACCCTTTTTGTTTACAAAATGGAAGTTCCAACAGGAAATTGGAGAAGAACAGGTGGACCTAAGGAGCAACGGGCTTTGCTTGGTTCCTGTGTCATTTACTCAGAAAGTCAAAATAGAAAGCCCCGTTGATCATCATGCTTAGTGGTGGAAACCCATCATAATTAAATAGATAGAAAATGTCTAGTTGTCTACTTCTACCCCACTATTTAATTAGCTTAACCCTACCCCATATCTTTCTTTACTCTAAAGTACTCAACTTTAATTCATAAATAGAGTGGATTTTGAGAGAATCCCCTACATCAAGCGGAGGTGTTTTTATTTGCTTGATTAAAGCTTTAGAACAATTAAGGTGTGTAATctggtttcttttattttcccccAATAAAAATAGTAGCTACCTAGATCTGCTAGCGTTTAACTTTATATTTCcttatgttggtttttttttttttttttggttaaatactaaatactctcTACGGTTTcgttgctttatttattttttttttttcctctaaggtttgatttttatcaaagGAGGtctttgtggttttgataatagaccaaattagtcctctgttaattgacttaacggaaatccacgTAGACcgatcaaatgttgacacgtggcaccaacttaaattttttttttttttttttaaattaaaaaaaaaaaaaattgaggggtaATACTTAGCTCCATCAGGGGTGGCCGGTCTCCCGCCAGTTGTAAAGGGGTGACTGGTGGCTTGGtcacctccaattttttttttttcaagcattttcaaaattttaaaaaaattttaagtggAATGTCGCGTGTCTGACATTTGATTGTTAGTCGCGTAAACGCAGATTAGTCAGCATATCAGCCCGACATAGGGTGGTGGTCTATTATCAATAAAATTCGTAATACTTCTGAAAAATATTTGTCACTTCAAGGGgagatatttagtatttaaccttttttttttttaaattgatttgttgaatatatatagtatataggCATTGACAGCCACAATATCAAACACAATGAGGTTCATGGCCACATGGGGTCATAATTAGACAAGTATTTACAACAAAAATGGGAGGGTTTCAAAAGCCACCTGGGTTTTCAAAATATTGCAAATGGTACATGTGGTAAGCCAATAAACATACTTAGTACCTCTGTCAAGattctgttaaattttttaacggaatACCACGTCACCTTTGCATGTGGGTGCTACGTGGCATGGTACCTGAGTTTTTGagtgccacatcatattttatttaaaaataaataaaaatataaataaaaaccaaaaaccaaaaaaaacatattttatttaaaaaaaagtccaaaaaaaaaaaaatacactagggtggttgaaccaccccatagggggtggccagccaccccgtttggcctgggggtggttcggccaccccagcgttttttttttttaaataataataaaaaaatatgtttttttggttttttttttttttttaaatgatgtggcacCCAAAACCCATGTACCACACCACGTGGCGCTTACGTGTAAGGGTGATGTGGcattccgttaaaaaacttTACGGAATCTTGACATAGGTACCAAGTGGGTTTATTGGCTTATCATATGAACCATTtgcgatatttttgaaaactcaggtggctatttgattttgatacaAATCACAGGTACTagaatagtatttaaccctaagaTAAATTATCTCCATTTATATAGTTATTGAAGAACCAGATGATCGCACACCAAGCCCAAATCAAATGAGcttgcaaaataaaaagaagatcaaataaaaaaagggcaTCAACATTGTCCCGGCAAAGACACTTCATTGCTTAAGTTGGAATTGGACTAATTAAGAAAGGTGATGAGCTTGCTTAATCCTTTTCCTCTTTTGCAGGCTCATTCAATTTGGGGTTGGGTGTGCAATCAATTGGTTCTCCTATATGATGATGTCGAAAGTGCCTCAATTGGAAGATAATAAGAAAAACAATCAGCCACATCAGTTCATACACGTtaactaaaaagaaagaaaggaagaaataaCGAGCTTAACAAAAGTACGAATATGTGCTAATGGGTTAAGAATACAtcaaaatgttaattaaataattaaaatgtactattatttttatcaatttaaaattttgaaaaaatttataatttaatatagtattataataaaaattttaatttcaaatattaactctataatttatttttattttaattaaatattttacgtgtgtcatttatcaagaaaaatttgaaaatattgcatTTC
It contains:
- the LOC132188365 gene encoding transcription factor bHLH112-like isoform X2, whose product is MRNALLQSVYPQLYSFGNNYEVQVPNLDVSMQMDSEVNMNDNGFCMKSGVFNNDHLQLGNGCFAVPFRSLINYTHQSAYQSGPSSRADIPQQSMFLCDKSSVPHYEADLQAMPNGRKRPIEVDDVLPTRGTDMVANYMTTSNEWKKTKRNKATTSEQQWQHDQVIGTSTHIEEHTVHVPARRSQKLSDKITALQKLVSPYGKTDTSSVLQEASLSIKLLHTQIQNLFKMLSSSYKCVRANQRQFQQEIGEEQVDLRSNGLCLVPVSFTQKVKIESPVDHHA
- the LOC132188365 gene encoding transcription factor bHLH112-like isoform X1; amino-acid sequence: MRNALLQSVYPQLYSFGNNYEVQVPNLDVSMQMDSEVNMNDNGFCMKSGVFNNDHLQLGNGCFAVPFRSLINYTHQSAYQSGPSSRADIPQQSMFLCDKSSVPHYEAVLNNSPDLQAMPNGRKRPIEVDDVLPTRGTDMVANYMTTSNEWKKTKRNKATTSEQQWQHDQVIGTSTHIEEHTVHVPARRSQKLSDKITALQKLVSPYGKTDTSSVLQEASLSIKLLHTQIQNLFKMLSSSYKCVRANQRQFQQEIGEEQVDLRSNGLCLVPVSFTQKVKIESPVDHHA